In the Solanum pennellii chromosome 5, SPENNV200 genome, one interval contains:
- the LOC107018744 gene encoding uncharacterized protein LOC107018744, giving the protein MSELIQPIKRFREEEEQLQVQTEEYKRHKSSYNDILSILEEEEEYGIESDPDIKISGSDIFTTLQQELDLLPSDNNNGLGSDPVEDTGSGNSQIRCNNNSTEDDRSSVIRHLLEASDDELGIPSGDGINGSDFPIVEENGINGGDFPFAISDGLWELEDEAANYYSLLQSELFM; this is encoded by the coding sequence ATGTCTGAGTTAATTCAACCAATTAAACGTtttagagaagaagaagagcaaTTACAAGTACAAACTGAAGAATATAAACGtcataaatcatcatataatgaTATCCTCTCAATCCTCGAAGAGGAAGAGGAGTACGGTATTGAGTCTGACCCGGATATTAAAATATCCGGGTCAGACATTTTTACCACGCTTCAGCAGGAGCTAGACCTCCTGCCGAGCGATAACAACAACGGACTTGGGTCCGACCCCGTAGAAGATACGGGGTCGGGTAATTCCCAAATCCGTTGTAATAATAATTCTACAGAAGATGATAGAAGTAGTGTCATTAGACACCTTCTAGAAGCTTCTGATGATGAACTTGGAATACCAAGCGGAGATGGAATTAACGGTTCAGATTTTCCAATTGTTGAAGAAAATGGAATTAACGGTGGAGATTTTCCGTTTGCTATATCAGATGGATTATGGGAACTTGAAGATGAAGCTgctaattattattctttattacaATCTGAactttttatgtag